Proteins encoded in a region of the Atopobium sp. oral taxon 416 genome:
- the uvrB gene encoding excinuclease ABC subunit UvrB gives MAQDNTVATDTEPRAGSTEAHERFGAELKRFGLGADDSKLQVISPYEPAGDQPQAIEKLAQGVKEGLRYQTLVGVTGSGKTYTMAKVIEAVNKPTLIMEPNKTLAAQVAGEMKEMFPNNAVTYFVSYYDYYQPEAYVPQTDTYIEKDASINEEVEKLRHQTTSSLLSRRDVIVVASVSCIYGIGSPQDYAGLAPNVDKSKPLERDDLIHSLINIQYDRNDLDLSIGTFRVRGDTVDVWPPYSDNPIRISFFGDEVELIAEIDKVGGEVVREFDAIPIWPASHYVTERPKINHALKTINEELTKRVAELKADNRLLQAQRLKERTSYDLEMLENMGYCNGIENYSRHLDGRKPGEPPYTLIDYFPPDMLCMIDESHVTVPQIRGMLEGDRSRKITLIEHGFRLPSALDNRPLRFDEFEERIPQFIYVSATPGDYEEKVSQRTVEQIIRPTGLLDPKIEVRPIRGQIDDLIDEIKQRSAKHERVLVTTLTKRMAEDLTDHLLDEGIKVNYMHSDTETLDRVRIIRDLREGKIDVLVGINLLREGLDIPEVSLVAILDADKEGFLRNRRSLIQTMGRAARNVSGEVIMYADELTDSMRVAIGETRRRRRIQEEYNDKYHIEPHTVRKAINDISSFIAEAHENVDKRERKNGVFYTPAHSEGGGSGITEEQLQNDLQAVPRSEIETMLSTVQEEMAAASDAMDYEEAAQLRDQFVQLKAIIDHTTEADVMKRLKQGARRGSDHATRRKYRRRKH, from the coding sequence GTGGCTCAAGACAATACAGTTGCAACAGATACAGAACCGAGGGCCGGAAGCACCGAAGCGCATGAGCGCTTCGGCGCAGAGTTAAAGCGTTTCGGGCTCGGCGCAGATGACTCAAAGCTGCAGGTCATCTCCCCCTATGAGCCGGCGGGCGATCAGCCGCAGGCGATCGAAAAGCTGGCCCAAGGGGTCAAAGAGGGGCTTAGGTACCAGACGCTCGTGGGTGTCACGGGCTCCGGCAAGACCTACACGATGGCTAAAGTGATTGAGGCGGTCAACAAGCCGACCCTCATCATGGAGCCGAACAAGACCTTGGCGGCGCAGGTCGCGGGTGAGATGAAGGAGATGTTCCCGAACAATGCGGTGACCTACTTCGTCAGCTACTACGATTACTACCAGCCAGAGGCCTATGTCCCGCAGACGGATACCTACATCGAAAAGGATGCCTCGATCAACGAGGAGGTGGAGAAACTGCGCCACCAGACGACCTCCTCGCTGCTGAGCCGCCGTGACGTTATCGTCGTCGCCTCCGTGAGCTGCATCTACGGTATCGGCTCCCCGCAGGACTATGCAGGCTTGGCTCCGAATGTGGACAAGTCAAAGCCCCTTGAGCGCGATGATTTAATCCACTCCCTGATCAATATTCAATATGACCGCAACGACCTCGATCTCTCGATCGGTACCTTTCGGGTCAGAGGCGACACTGTCGATGTGTGGCCGCCTTACTCAGACAACCCGATCCGCATCAGCTTCTTCGGGGATGAGGTGGAGCTCATCGCGGAGATCGATAAGGTGGGCGGGGAAGTGGTACGCGAATTCGATGCAATCCCGATCTGGCCTGCCTCGCATTACGTGACTGAGCGTCCGAAGATCAATCACGCCCTCAAGACGATCAACGAAGAACTGACCAAGCGTGTGGCCGAACTCAAGGCGGACAATCGCCTCCTTCAGGCGCAACGCCTGAAGGAGCGCACCTCCTATGATCTCGAGATGCTCGAGAATATGGGCTACTGCAACGGTATCGAGAACTACTCGCGCCACCTGGATGGCAGAAAGCCGGGCGAGCCGCCCTATACATTGATCGACTACTTCCCCCCAGACATGCTGTGCATGATCGACGAGTCCCACGTGACCGTACCGCAGATCAGAGGCATGCTCGAAGGGGACCGCTCACGCAAGATCACGCTGATCGAGCACGGGTTCAGACTGCCCTCTGCCTTGGATAACCGGCCGTTGCGCTTCGACGAGTTTGAGGAGCGCATCCCGCAGTTCATCTATGTCTCCGCAACGCCGGGTGACTACGAGGAGAAGGTTTCCCAGCGGACCGTAGAGCAGATCATCCGTCCGACCGGCCTTCTGGACCCGAAGATCGAGGTGCGTCCGATCCGCGGACAGATCGACGATCTGATCGACGAGATCAAGCAGCGTTCCGCGAAGCATGAGCGGGTGCTGGTTACCACCTTAACCAAACGCATGGCGGAAGACCTGACGGACCATCTGCTCGATGAGGGGATCAAGGTCAACTACATGCACTCCGACACCGAGACGCTCGACCGTGTCCGGATCATCCGTGATCTGCGCGAAGGCAAGATCGATGTCCTGGTCGGTATCAACCTCTTACGTGAAGGCCTCGATATCCCTGAAGTCTCCCTGGTCGCTATCTTGGATGCGGACAAGGAAGGCTTTCTGAGGAATCGCCGCTCCCTGATTCAGACGATGGGGCGTGCCGCACGTAACGTCTCCGGTGAGGTCATCATGTACGCCGATGAGCTCACCGACTCCATGCGGGTGGCTATCGGCGAGACGAGGCGGCGCCGTCGGATTCAAGAGGAGTACAACGACAAGTACCACATCGAGCCGCATACGGTCCGCAAAGCGATCAACGATATCTCGAGCTTCATCGCAGAGGCCCACGAGAACGTCGATAAGCGTGAGCGGAAGAACGGCGTGTTCTATACGCCTGCACACTCTGAGGGCGGTGGATCCGGTATCACCGAGGAGCAGTTGCAGAACGACCTGCAGGCAGTGCCGCGCTCCGAGATCGAAACGATGCTCTCCACCGTGCAGGAAGAGATGGCGGCAGCCTCAGATGCGA
- a CDS encoding lytic transglycosylase domain-containing protein codes for MRRRGCCGHIVRLLCFALVAFTLWWLFEETDTGTAIVNRVERAWYPVSYRSYILDSAKRHDVDPMLVCAIIKTESNWDPDASSCAGAQGLMQLMPATAQELIREGYVDGNLYAVDDLSDPQTNIEFGCGFLDLAQQHFSSRNEVIASYNAGIAKTLEWDSSGGGSITEMAQEYPETASYIQRVDRALTHYQKLYTADLLAVS; via the coding sequence ATGAGAAGACGGGGCTGTTGCGGGCATATCGTGCGCCTGCTCTGCTTTGCGCTTGTCGCCTTTACGCTCTGGTGGCTCTTTGAAGAGACGGATACCGGTACTGCGATCGTCAACCGCGTTGAGCGCGCATGGTATCCCGTCTCCTATAGGTCCTATATCCTTGATTCCGCTAAGCGCCACGATGTGGACCCCATGCTGGTCTGCGCGATTATCAAGACCGAGAGCAATTGGGACCCTGACGCTTCCTCCTGCGCAGGGGCACAGGGATTGATGCAGCTCATGCCGGCAACGGCCCAGGAGCTGATCCGTGAGGGGTATGTGGATGGAAACCTCTATGCGGTCGATGACCTGAGCGACCCTCAGACGAATATCGAGTTTGGCTGTGGCTTTCTGGATCTTGCACAGCAGCATTTCTCCTCACGCAATGAGGTAATCGCTTCCTACAATGCGGGCATCGCGAAGACCTTGGAATGGGACAGCTCTGGGGGAGGCTCCATCACTGAGATGGCTCAGGAATATCCGGAGACCGCCTCCTATATCCAGAGGGTGGACCGGGCCCTCACGCACTATCAAAAACTCTATACCGCAGACCTTTTAGCCGTGAGCTAA
- the coaE gene encoding dephospho-CoA kinase (Dephospho-CoA kinase (CoaE) performs the final step in coenzyme A biosynthesis.) has protein sequence MYTLFLAGGCASGKSTVAEHLASKGAKRCDLDRLSRVVLAPGEPCVSKIARVFGADLVDSSGVLNRHLLAERAFANAATTQQLENIEIPAIEQKLQDYLAHADATVVVVEIPLLDRVENLIPEADEVAVVVAPMDLRRKRAIVRGMDEKDFERRIAQQPSREYLEAHADTVFDNNGTRENLLHQVDSWWAKHEAEGWRGKR, from the coding sequence ATGTATACACTGTTTCTTGCCGGAGGGTGCGCCTCTGGCAAGTCGACGGTGGCTGAGCACCTCGCCTCAAAAGGGGCTAAGCGTTGCGATCTTGACCGGCTCTCTCGTGTCGTTTTGGCACCGGGGGAGCCTTGTGTTTCTAAGATCGCTCGCGTCTTCGGAGCGGATCTCGTAGACAGCAGCGGCGTGCTGAACCGCCATCTCTTAGCTGAGCGTGCGTTTGCGAATGCGGCAACAACACAACAACTTGAGAATATCGAGATCCCGGCAATTGAGCAGAAGCTGCAGGACTATCTGGCCCACGCTGACGCCACGGTCGTCGTGGTGGAGATCCCGCTGCTCGATCGAGTGGAGAACCTGATACCGGAAGCGGATGAGGTGGCGGTGGTAGTTGCCCCCATGGACTTGAGGCGCAAGCGTGCGATTGTGCGCGGCATGGACGAGAAAGACTTTGAGCGCCGGATTGCTCAGCAGCCGAGCCGGGAATATCTCGAAGCGCATGCGGACACGGTGTTTGACAATAACGGGACACGGGAGAACCTGCTTCATCAGGTAGATAGCTGGTGGGCAAAGCACGAAGCCGAAGGCTGGAGGGGGAAGCGATGA